The following coding sequences lie in one Candidatus Eremiobacterota bacterium genomic window:
- a CDS encoding FAD-binding oxidoreductase: MIDRRPRLIAKCVDVADVIAAVRFGHASGLQVAIRSGGHNAGGLGICDDGLVIDVSPIKYVRVDPAAKTARVGAGCTWGDVDHATHPFGLAVPSGFISTTGVAGLTLGGGTGYLTRQYGLTIDNLLAADVVLADGTFVTASADEHDDLFWALQGGGGNFGVVTSFLFRANPVSMVCAGPMLWELSDAADIMGWFRDFVGRAPAEINGFFAFLTVPPAPPFPEAIHLQKMCGIVWCCNGSLERINELLAPLREFRKPAFEFVGPMPFPALQSMFDALYPSGMQWYWKADFLKELGDEAIAVHVKHGSQLPSMHSTMHLYPINGAAREPKNDATPWSYRDALFSEVIVGVDPDAASKDKITRWTREYFDAVHPYGAGGAYVNFMMDNEGDERIRGTYRDNYDRLVRIKAKYDPENFFRVNQNIRPQPA; the protein is encoded by the coding sequence ATGATCGATCGCCGGCCCCGACTCATCGCGAAATGCGTCGACGTCGCCGATGTCATCGCCGCGGTGCGCTTCGGACACGCATCGGGTCTTCAAGTCGCGATCCGCAGCGGCGGGCACAACGCCGGCGGTCTGGGCATTTGCGACGACGGTCTCGTGATCGACGTTTCGCCGATCAAATACGTGCGCGTCGACCCGGCGGCAAAAACGGCGCGCGTCGGCGCCGGCTGCACCTGGGGCGACGTCGATCATGCGACTCACCCATTCGGACTCGCAGTTCCCTCGGGGTTTATTTCCACGACGGGGGTCGCGGGATTGACGTTAGGCGGGGGCACCGGCTATCTCACGCGTCAGTATGGATTGACCATTGACAATTTGCTCGCCGCGGACGTCGTCTTGGCCGATGGTACGTTCGTAACGGCGAGTGCCGACGAACACGACGACCTCTTTTGGGCTCTTCAAGGTGGCGGCGGAAATTTCGGAGTGGTGACATCGTTTCTCTTTCGCGCAAATCCCGTTTCAATGGTTTGCGCCGGCCCGATGCTCTGGGAACTTAGCGACGCGGCCGATATCATGGGGTGGTTCCGCGACTTCGTCGGCCGCGCGCCGGCAGAAATCAACGGATTCTTCGCTTTTCTCACCGTACCGCCGGCACCACCGTTCCCCGAAGCAATTCACTTGCAAAAGATGTGCGGTATCGTGTGGTGTTGCAACGGTAGCCTCGAGCGGATCAACGAACTTCTCGCCCCGCTCCGAGAGTTTCGCAAACCAGCTTTCGAGTTTGTCGGCCCAATGCCGTTTCCGGCGCTACAGAGCATGTTTGACGCGCTCTATCCCAGCGGGATGCAGTGGTATTGGAAGGCCGATTTCTTAAAGGAACTTGGCGACGAAGCGATCGCCGTTCACGTCAAGCATGGTTCGCAACTTCCCAGCATGCATTCCACCATGCATCTCTACCCGATCAACGGGGCGGCGCGTGAGCCGAAGAACGATGCGACGCCCTGGAGTTACCGCGACGCGCTCTTCAGTGAGGTGATCGTGGGCGTCGACCCTGACGCGGCGAGTAAGGACAAAATAACGCGATGGACGAGGGAGTACTTCGACGCAGTTCATCCTTACGGCGCGGGCGGAGCATACGTAAACTTTATGATGGACAACGAAGGTGACGAACGGATTCGGGGAACGTACCGCGACAACTACGACCGCTTAGTGCGTATTAAGGCCAAGTATGACCCGGAAAACTTTTTCCGCGTCAATCAGAACATTCGGCCCCAGCCCGCGTAA
- a CDS encoding bifunctional salicylyl-CoA 5-hydroxylase/oxidoreductase — protein MRIATVGGGPAGLYFSILIKRRFPAWEVRVFERNRSLDTFGWGVVFSDATLENLRLADEPTHREITRAFAHWDDIEIHFTGRTMRSSGHGFSGISRKLLLEILQRRAREVDVELHFEAEVENVEQLRGECDLLVGADGINSRVRTTYAEIFRPHLDRRYCRFVWLGTTLPLDAFTFIFERTEHGWFTVHAYRFDNELSTFIVECREETWRAHGLDTADTGRTLAFCEDLFEPYLRGNRLMANSAHLRGRDWLNFIRVSNDRWVHENVVLAGDAAHSAHFSVGSGTKLAMEDAIALAEALAAKKELNEALARYEDIRKIEVLKLQNAARNSTEWFENVARYSTLPPEQFAYSLLTRSQRIGHGNLRLRDSNYVDQIETWFAGRAIPPMFTKLRLRELELANRVVVSPMDMYSATDGTPNEFHLVHLGTRALGGAGLVFTEMTCVTREGRISPGCTGMYLREHVAAWKRIVDFIHDFSRAKICLQLGHSGPKGSTKLMWDGMDEPLDDGNWPIVGPSAIRYAPANQVPVELDKAEMEAILAAFVRAAIMGSQAGFDMLELHCAHGYLLSSFITPLRNHRTDEYGGSLANRLRYPLEVFRAMRASWPAERPMSVRISATDWMDSGISADDAVAIARAFKREGADLIDVSTGQTSPDAKPVYGRMFQTPYADRIRNEVGIATMAVGNITDADQVNAILAGGRADLVALGRPHLADPFWTLHAAAQLGYREMAWPVQYLAGKDQLERLIARETTPSP, from the coding sequence GTGCGAATAGCCACAGTGGGTGGAGGTCCAGCCGGCCTCTACTTCAGCATACTCATTAAACGGCGCTTTCCCGCATGGGAGGTGCGGGTCTTCGAACGAAATCGGTCGCTCGACACGTTCGGCTGGGGCGTCGTCTTTTCGGATGCGACATTGGAGAATCTGCGTTTAGCCGACGAACCGACACACCGCGAGATCACCAGGGCATTCGCCCATTGGGACGACATCGAAATTCACTTCACCGGTCGAACGATGCGCTCGAGCGGACACGGCTTCTCTGGGATCTCCCGAAAGTTGCTGCTCGAAATACTCCAGCGGCGCGCTCGCGAAGTCGACGTCGAGCTGCATTTTGAGGCCGAAGTAGAGAACGTCGAGCAGCTGCGCGGCGAGTGCGACCTGCTCGTCGGTGCCGACGGGATCAACAGCCGCGTCCGCACGACCTACGCCGAGATCTTCCGTCCCCATCTCGATCGCCGATACTGCCGGTTCGTTTGGCTCGGAACGACGCTTCCGCTCGACGCCTTCACGTTCATTTTCGAGCGTACCGAGCACGGATGGTTTACGGTCCATGCGTATCGCTTCGACAACGAGCTGAGCACCTTTATCGTCGAATGCCGCGAGGAGACCTGGCGCGCGCATGGCCTCGACACGGCAGATACGGGCCGCACGTTGGCATTCTGCGAAGACCTCTTCGAGCCGTATTTACGCGGCAATCGGCTCATGGCCAACAGCGCACATTTGCGCGGACGCGATTGGCTGAACTTCATCCGGGTGAGCAACGACCGATGGGTTCACGAAAACGTCGTCCTCGCCGGCGACGCCGCTCATTCTGCGCATTTTTCGGTCGGGTCCGGGACGAAGCTCGCGATGGAGGACGCGATTGCGCTAGCCGAGGCTTTGGCGGCGAAAAAAGAACTGAACGAAGCCCTCGCGCGTTACGAGGACATTCGCAAGATCGAAGTTCTCAAGCTGCAAAACGCCGCACGGAACTCGACGGAATGGTTTGAGAATGTGGCGCGATACTCCACTCTGCCCCCCGAGCAGTTTGCATACAGCCTGCTCACGCGAAGTCAGCGTATCGGGCACGGGAACTTGCGCCTTCGCGATTCCAATTACGTCGATCAAATCGAAACGTGGTTCGCAGGGCGCGCGATTCCCCCGATGTTTACCAAGCTGCGCTTACGAGAGCTCGAGCTCGCCAACCGTGTCGTGGTATCGCCGATGGACATGTACAGCGCTACCGATGGGACGCCGAACGAGTTTCACCTCGTTCATCTGGGCACGCGCGCACTCGGCGGAGCGGGCCTGGTCTTCACGGAAATGACCTGCGTCACTCGGGAAGGGCGCATTTCGCCTGGGTGCACCGGAATGTATTTACGCGAGCACGTGGCGGCATGGAAGCGCATCGTCGATTTCATCCATGACTTCTCGCGCGCCAAGATTTGCCTACAGCTGGGACATTCGGGGCCGAAAGGTTCGACCAAGCTTATGTGGGACGGCATGGACGAGCCGCTCGACGACGGCAACTGGCCCATCGTCGGTCCCTCAGCGATTCGTTACGCGCCGGCCAATCAAGTACCGGTCGAATTGGACAAGGCCGAGATGGAGGCGATTCTGGCGGCATTCGTTCGGGCGGCGATCATGGGGTCGCAAGCAGGCTTTGATATGCTCGAGCTGCACTGCGCTCACGGTTATTTGCTTTCGTCGTTCATTACGCCGTTGCGCAACCACCGAACCGACGAGTACGGCGGCTCGCTCGCAAACCGTCTGCGATATCCGCTGGAAGTCTTTCGCGCAATGCGCGCGAGCTGGCCGGCGGAACGGCCGATGTCGGTTCGAATCTCGGCGACAGACTGGATGGATAGCGGGATATCGGCCGACGACGCCGTCGCAATCGCGCGCGCGTTCAAGCGCGAGGGCGCGGACTTGATCGACGTGTCGACCGGACAAACCTCTCCCGACGCCAAACCAGTCTATGGCCGCATGTTCCAGACGCCGTACGCCGATCGGATTCGCAACGAAGTCGGAATCGCCACGATGGCGGTAGGGAACATTACCGACGCCGATCAGGTCAATGCCATCCTGGCGGGCGGGCGTGCCGACCTCGTAGCGCTTGGACGACCGCACCTTGCCGATCCGTTCTGGACCCTGCACGCCGCGGCGCAACTCGGGTATCGCGAGATGGCGTGGCCCGTGCAGTATCTCGCCGGCAAAGACCAGCTCGAGCGGCTCATTGCTCGCGAGACGACGCCATCGCCGTGA
- a CDS encoding NAD(P)-dependent oxidoreductase, with amino-acid sequence MSGLPKIGVVGTGRMGSNIAKRLNDVGYPIVALYDANRDAAEATAKETGGEVAASLARVCELADVILTVVTDDAAMYGIFRTSGDSLLAGARGKIFVNCATISPRVHVDVERIAEERGAHSLEACMASSITQARDGTLYLMVAGRRDVFDQVKPMLEKMSSSLKYVGAAGKAAQVKAVVNMVMNVNTAGLAEGLGLGDALGLDLDVLREILSQTGANSRVLETDGADMQQREHDVYFSAAHAAKDSGIALALAKEADVNLPVAQATFEQYEKMKRLGLGELDKSGVSELTFKARHGQTAAAHE; translated from the coding sequence ATGAGTGGACTACCAAAGATTGGGGTGGTCGGCACGGGTCGCATGGGCTCGAATATTGCCAAGCGGCTCAACGACGTCGGATATCCCATCGTTGCGCTTTACGACGCGAATCGTGATGCAGCCGAAGCGACCGCAAAAGAGACCGGCGGTGAAGTTGCGGCGTCGCTCGCCCGCGTCTGCGAATTGGCAGACGTGATTTTGACGGTCGTTACCGACGACGCCGCGATGTACGGAATCTTTAGGACCAGCGGCGATTCGCTGCTCGCCGGGGCACGAGGAAAGATTTTTGTCAACTGTGCCACGATCTCTCCGAGGGTTCACGTCGACGTCGAGCGCATCGCGGAAGAACGAGGCGCGCATAGCCTTGAAGCCTGCATGGCCAGTTCGATCACCCAAGCCAGAGATGGCACGCTCTACCTCATGGTCGCCGGCCGGCGCGATGTTTTCGATCAGGTTAAGCCCATGCTGGAAAAAATGAGCTCGTCGCTCAAGTATGTCGGTGCTGCCGGGAAGGCGGCGCAGGTCAAAGCCGTGGTGAATATGGTTATGAACGTCAATACTGCCGGCCTCGCCGAAGGCTTGGGTCTTGGCGACGCTCTCGGTCTCGATCTCGACGTGCTCCGCGAGATACTTTCGCAGACCGGGGCAAACTCGCGGGTCCTCGAGACCGACGGCGCCGACATGCAGCAGCGCGAGCACGATGTCTATTTTTCCGCGGCGCACGCGGCGAAGGACTCGGGAATCGCGCTCGCGCTCGCCAAAGAGGCAGATGTCAACCTTCCGGTGGCACAGGCGACCTTCGAACAGTACGAGAAAATGAAGCGGCTCGGTTTAGGCGAGCTCGACAAATCCGGCGTTTCGGAGTTAACCTTCAAAGCACGGCACGGTCAAACGGCTGCCGCGCACGAATAG
- a CDS encoding DUF5069 domain-containing protein has product MPAETQSKVVPLISSGTAGPLGAVHLPRLWVKLSLAAAGALPDGYDECGSGFDAMTLSALGLDRQKTIDFIRNNRPTYMEFEEWVVENGKTDKETIERHNAAIRGYNHAEELGKQMRDSSKIKNSSVKDAVSLNTVEDLDEVHRQLSRRG; this is encoded by the coding sequence ATGCCTGCAGAGACTCAAAGCAAGGTCGTACCATTGATCAGTTCCGGAACCGCGGGCCCGCTGGGCGCAGTTCATCTGCCGCGGCTCTGGGTCAAGCTCTCGCTGGCGGCCGCGGGCGCACTGCCCGACGGCTACGATGAGTGCGGAAGCGGGTTCGACGCAATGACCTTGAGCGCGCTGGGACTCGATCGGCAAAAGACGATCGATTTCATTCGCAACAACAGACCAACGTATATGGAGTTCGAAGAGTGGGTCGTCGAAAACGGCAAGACCGACAAGGAGACGATCGAACGCCATAACGCGGCGATTCGCGGTTACAACCATGCCGAGGAACTCGGCAAGCAGATGCGCGACTCTTCGAAGATCAAGAACTCCTCGGTCAAGGACGCCGTCTCTTTGAACACCGTCGAAGATCTTGATGAGGTGCACCGGCAACTCAGCCGCAGAGGCTAG
- a CDS encoding retropepsin-like domain-containing protein produces the protein MILYAGIAMRTTLVCAAVLSLCIGVSAAAFASATHPALASASVVIASGTNASRATIPVSIDGLRTTCVLDTGTSAIIVSPWIAESARLGAHAGTFEVAPDGRTYVDRQTEISRFGVASFTLRDVPALISPNVSGGTALCGYDFFAHFPTLIDRARNEVTLFPAASKLARLHCISVDLAPRVPLATIEINDTWVREIVLDSGMAGGGALWEGLRSQLRRPLVANQEYETMPAAIHQGFACGAIASIRYASGSPLSDMPICTEPQRPDGYNGIIETNLPTVHAMAVDYAHRRICFDVDGYSSVASPRNQVTAPGDAWSRFNALRPPR, from the coding sequence ATGATACTCTACGCGGGAATCGCGATGCGAACAACGCTCGTCTGCGCAGCCGTTCTCTCACTATGCATTGGCGTCAGCGCGGCAGCCTTTGCAAGCGCGACGCACCCTGCCCTCGCCTCGGCATCGGTAGTCATCGCCAGCGGAACCAACGCGAGTCGCGCGACAATCCCGGTTTCGATCGATGGCCTGCGGACGACGTGCGTGCTCGATACCGGCACGTCCGCGATCATCGTTTCGCCGTGGATCGCGGAATCTGCCCGGCTTGGCGCACACGCGGGCACGTTTGAAGTCGCGCCCGACGGGCGGACGTACGTCGACCGTCAAACCGAAATCTCACGCTTCGGCGTGGCGTCATTTACGCTTCGCGACGTTCCCGCCTTGATCTCGCCGAACGTCAGCGGCGGCACCGCGCTGTGCGGATACGATTTCTTCGCGCACTTTCCGACGTTAATCGACCGAGCACGCAACGAGGTGACGCTTTTCCCCGCAGCTTCCAAGCTCGCGCGGCTCCATTGCATCTCGGTGGATCTCGCGCCACGCGTGCCCTTGGCGACGATCGAGATCAACGACACTTGGGTCCGAGAGATCGTCTTGGATTCCGGGATGGCCGGCGGCGGAGCGTTATGGGAGGGTCTGCGCTCGCAGCTGCGCCGGCCGCTCGTTGCCAATCAAGAGTACGAGACGATGCCCGCTGCCATCCATCAAGGATTCGCCTGCGGCGCGATTGCATCGATCCGCTATGCTTCCGGGTCTCCGCTGAGCGACATGCCGATCTGTACCGAGCCGCAACGCCCCGATGGTTACAACGGCATCATCGAAACCAATCTTCCAACGGTTCATGCGATGGCGGTCGATTACGCGCATCGCCGGATTTGCTTCGACGTCGACGGTTACTCCAGCGTCGCATCGCCCCGCAATCAGGTCACCGCGCCGGGCGATGCCTGGTCGCGCTTCAACGCGTTGCGGCCGCCTCGCTAA
- a CDS encoding class I SAM-dependent methyltransferase: MTAKSTFLDPAISEYIVKTVVREHPVLRELREVTSRRPNARMAIGPEQGEFMQLLARTIGARRYLEIGVFTGYSSLAMALALPSDGYVLACDVSEEYTKIARHYWEAAGVAHKIDLRIAPALETLASLSGTEIEKFDIAFIDADKVNVDAYYERALELVRIGGLVIIDNVLWDGAVLDPATGDPETQALQAMNAKAGRDPRVDVALVPVCDGILVARKRDPREIGLSEAAATR; the protein is encoded by the coding sequence ATGACGGCAAAGAGCACGTTCCTCGATCCCGCGATTTCCGAATATATCGTCAAAACCGTCGTCCGGGAGCATCCCGTGTTGCGCGAGTTGCGAGAAGTGACTTCGCGCCGGCCGAACGCTCGAATGGCGATCGGCCCCGAGCAGGGAGAGTTCATGCAACTCTTGGCGCGGACAATCGGCGCGCGGCGCTATTTGGAGATCGGCGTCTTCACGGGCTACAGTTCGCTCGCAATGGCGCTCGCCTTGCCTTCCGACGGCTACGTCTTAGCCTGCGATGTGAGCGAAGAGTATACGAAAATCGCGCGCCATTATTGGGAAGCGGCCGGCGTAGCCCACAAGATCGACTTGCGCATTGCGCCGGCGCTCGAAACGCTCGCATCGTTGAGCGGGACCGAAATCGAAAAGTTCGACATTGCCTTCATCGACGCGGACAAGGTCAACGTGGATGCATATTACGAGCGAGCACTCGAACTCGTCCGCATCGGTGGCCTCGTCATCATCGACAACGTGCTCTGGGACGGCGCCGTCCTCGATCCAGCCACGGGCGACCCGGAGACGCAAGCGCTACAGGCGATGAACGCTAAGGCGGGGCGCGATCCACGCGTTGACGTTGCCTTGGTGCCGGTTTGCGACGGAATCCTCGTCGCGCGCAAACGAGACCCGCGAGAAATCGGGCTTAGCGAGGCGGCCGCAACGCGTTGA
- the rpoB gene encoding DNA-directed RNA polymerase subunit beta, protein MPTGAFTVEQRPEPGPKRGRYSFAKIPHVLEVPNLIELQKASFDWFKTEGLAEAFASISPIKDFTGNLILEFGEHSLGEPKYSIEECRERDMTYSAPLRVRVRLITAESGEIKGIPDQEIFMGDFPLMTDKGTFMINGAERVIVSQLVRSPGVYYSQDVDTNARPTYNATIIPNRGAWIEFETDNGTKNDETEGTIGVRIDKNRKIYVSTFIRALTRPQLGYDWESDEAILSLFDDLPPEGVAIVRNSIEKDRDIKTREDALKEIYKKLRPGEPENAENAEKLIESLFFDDKRYDLAGVGRYKLSSKFQYRIQNPDPEDRVARPNVSINEYNDAGLTEPRAIVTARDDGEVLDIVDAFDKERPEQSVCMVTIRYKNGETVTHDLYEELGIRKVLGVRPRVAPGIQRGQSVKRGDTVGDGARCLLREDMIAVIRRLIRVAVGMVQKDDIDHLGNRRVRSVGELLQNQFRVGLLRLERVVRERMTVQDIETVTPQALINIRPVVAAIKEFFGSSQLSQFMDQTNSLAELTHKRRLSALGPGGLSRERAGFEVRDVHHSHYGRICPIETPEGPNIGLIGSLATYARVNKFGFIETPYRVVRESVVSDEIKYLTADKEDEYIIAQANTPVDSESGRITTDSVVCRYAEEYIEEPAQRVQLMDVSPKQIVSVATALIPFLEHDDANRALMGANMQRQAVPLLQPASPIVGTGMEYRAAKDSGSLIVAEEPGTVTSVDAKGITVKNRDGVERTYELLKFVRSNAGTCINQRPIVAVGDAVEDGQVIVDGPSSDQGELALGQNVLVAFMPWEGYNYEDAILISERMVKEDRFTSIHIEEYECEARDTKLGPEEITRDIPNVGEDALKDLDERGIIRIGAEVRPEDILVGKVTPKGETELTAEERLLRAIFGEKSREVRDTSLKVPHGEKGKIIDVKVFSRENGDELSPGVNHLVRVYVAQKRKILQGDKMAGRHGNKGVIAKVLPEEDMPYLEDGAPVDIVLNPLGVPSRMNLGQIMETHLGWAARMLGMSVATPVFDGAHAEDIAEWLQDAGLPADGKTWLRDGRTGERFSRPITVGLIYMLKLAHLVDDKIHARSTGPYSMITQQPLGGKAQFGGQRFGEMEVWALEAYGAAYTLQELLTVKSDDVVGRVKTYEAIVKGENVMEPGVPESFKVLIKELQSLALDVKVLTENREEVEIKTPEDEMAESERREYGLLMGDEQAAVSQTVVATREAVAEAPAEEEEEEEIDDSKPLDAAPAIATPPPAAPAAEAETEEIFEEETPEEEIEGPQGYELEEEDEESVYEDEKPSYEGDEEEAPFTENAPEEEF, encoded by the coding sequence ATGCCGACCGGCGCGTTCACCGTTGAACAGCGCCCCGAGCCCGGACCCAAGCGTGGACGATATTCGTTCGCGAAGATTCCCCACGTTCTCGAAGTCCCGAACCTCATCGAATTGCAAAAAGCGAGCTTCGACTGGTTCAAGACGGAGGGGCTCGCGGAAGCGTTCGCTTCGATCTCGCCCATCAAGGACTTCACGGGCAATCTCATCCTCGAGTTCGGCGAGCATTCGCTCGGCGAGCCCAAGTATTCGATCGAGGAATGCCGCGAGCGCGATATGACCTACAGCGCGCCCTTGCGCGTCCGCGTTCGTCTGATCACCGCCGAGTCGGGCGAAATCAAGGGCATCCCAGACCAGGAAATCTTCATGGGCGACTTTCCGCTCATGACCGACAAAGGCACGTTCATGATCAACGGTGCCGAGCGCGTGATCGTCAGCCAGTTGGTGCGCTCGCCCGGCGTTTACTACAGCCAAGACGTCGACACGAACGCGCGGCCCACATATAACGCGACGATCATTCCCAATCGGGGCGCCTGGATCGAGTTCGAGACCGACAACGGCACGAAGAACGACGAAACCGAGGGGACCATCGGCGTCCGCATCGATAAGAACCGCAAGATCTACGTTTCGACGTTTATACGCGCGCTGACGCGGCCGCAGCTCGGGTACGATTGGGAAAGTGACGAAGCGATTCTTTCGCTCTTCGACGACCTTCCGCCGGAGGGCGTAGCGATCGTTCGAAACTCCATCGAAAAAGACCGCGACATCAAGACGCGCGAAGACGCGCTCAAAGAGATTTACAAGAAGTTGCGACCCGGCGAACCCGAAAACGCAGAGAACGCCGAGAAACTTATCGAGTCGCTGTTCTTCGACGACAAGCGTTACGATCTGGCTGGTGTCGGACGCTATAAGCTCAGCAGCAAGTTCCAGTATCGCATTCAGAATCCGGACCCCGAAGATCGCGTCGCCCGCCCGAACGTATCGATCAACGAATACAACGACGCGGGTCTGACCGAACCCAGGGCAATCGTCACCGCGCGCGACGACGGCGAAGTTCTCGACATTGTCGATGCCTTCGATAAGGAGCGCCCGGAACAATCGGTTTGCATGGTGACCATCCGGTATAAGAACGGCGAAACGGTTACGCACGATCTGTACGAAGAGCTCGGGATTCGCAAAGTCCTGGGCGTCCGTCCGCGAGTCGCCCCCGGTATTCAGCGTGGACAGAGCGTCAAGCGTGGCGATACCGTCGGCGACGGCGCGCGCTGCTTGCTGCGCGAAGATATGATTGCGGTGATCCGGCGCTTGATCCGCGTTGCGGTCGGCATGGTCCAGAAGGACGACATCGATCACCTCGGCAACCGGCGCGTTCGTTCCGTCGGCGAGCTCTTGCAGAATCAATTCCGCGTCGGCCTTTTGCGCCTCGAGCGCGTCGTGCGCGAACGCATGACGGTCCAAGACATCGAGACCGTCACGCCGCAGGCCCTGATCAACATTCGCCCCGTTGTCGCGGCGATCAAAGAGTTTTTCGGGTCGTCGCAGCTCTCGCAGTTCATGGATCAGACCAACTCACTGGCCGAGCTGACGCACAAGCGGCGCCTCTCCGCGCTAGGGCCCGGCGGCCTCTCACGGGAGCGCGCCGGCTTCGAAGTACGCGACGTTCACCATTCGCACTATGGCCGCATCTGCCCGATCGAGACGCCGGAAGGTCCGAACATCGGTCTCATCGGGTCGCTCGCGACCTACGCTCGCGTCAACAAGTTCGGATTTATCGAGACGCCGTATCGCGTCGTGCGCGAAAGCGTCGTCTCCGATGAAATCAAATACCTGACGGCCGACAAAGAAGATGAATATATCATCGCGCAGGCAAACACGCCGGTGGATTCGGAATCGGGACGTATTACAACCGACTCGGTCGTCTGTCGTTATGCCGAAGAGTACATCGAAGAGCCGGCGCAGCGCGTCCAGCTCATGGACGTTTCGCCCAAGCAGATCGTGTCGGTTGCGACCGCACTCATTCCGTTTCTCGAGCACGACGATGCTAACCGCGCGCTCATGGGCGCGAACATGCAACGCCAGGCCGTGCCGCTGCTCCAGCCGGCGTCGCCGATCGTGGGGACGGGCATGGAGTACCGCGCCGCCAAAGACTCGGGCAGCTTGATCGTCGCGGAGGAGCCGGGCACGGTGACTTCGGTCGACGCCAAGGGCATTACCGTGAAGAATCGCGACGGCGTCGAGCGCACCTACGAGCTGCTCAAGTTCGTGCGCAGCAATGCCGGCACGTGCATTAACCAGCGGCCGATCGTGGCCGTCGGCGATGCCGTCGAGGACGGTCAAGTGATCGTCGATGGGCCCTCGTCCGATCAGGGCGAGCTTGCGCTTGGACAGAACGTGCTCGTCGCGTTCATGCCATGGGAAGGCTACAACTACGAAGACGCCATTCTAATCAGCGAGCGCATGGTCAAGGAAGACCGCTTCACGTCGATTCACATCGAAGAGTACGAGTGTGAAGCGCGCGACACCAAGCTCGGCCCCGAAGAGATCACGCGCGACATTCCCAACGTCGGCGAAGATGCCCTCAAAGATCTCGACGAGCGCGGTATCATTCGCATCGGCGCGGAAGTGCGTCCGGAAGACATCCTCGTCGGGAAGGTCACACCCAAAGGTGAGACCGAGCTTACGGCGGAGGAACGGCTGCTGCGGGCGATCTTCGGTGAGAAGTCGCGTGAAGTTCGTGATACGAGCCTGAAAGTGCCCCACGGGGAAAAGGGCAAGATCATCGACGTCAAGGTATTCTCGCGAGAGAACGGCGACGAGCTCTCACCGGGTGTCAATCATTTGGTGCGCGTCTATGTCGCGCAGAAGCGTAAGATTCTTCAAGGCGACAAGATGGCCGGACGTCACGGCAACAAGGGCGTCATCGCGAAAGTTCTCCCCGAAGAGGACATGCCGTACCTCGAAGATGGCGCGCCCGTCGACATCGTGCTCAATCCGCTCGGCGTGCCCTCACGCATGAATCTCGGACAGATCATGGAGACCCACTTGGGGTGGGCGGCGCGCATGCTCGGCATGAGCGTTGCAACGCCGGTCTTCGACGGCGCGCACGCCGAGGACATTGCCGAGTGGCTTCAGGACGCCGGACTTCCGGCCGATGGCAAAACCTGGTTGCGCGACGGGCGCACGGGCGAACGCTTCTCGCGGCCGATCACCGTTGGCTTGATCTACATGCTCAAGCTTGCGCACTTGGTCGATGACAAGATCCACGCGCGCTCCACCGGACCGTACTCGATGATCACGCAACAGCCGCTCGGCGGAAAGGCGCAGTTTGGCGGCCAGCGGTTCGGCGAAATGGAAGTCTGGGCGCTCGAGGCCTATGGCGCCGCCTACACGCTCCAAGAGCTATTAACGGTCAAATCGGACGACGTCGTTGGGCGCGTCAAAACGTACGAGGCGATTGTCAAAGGCGAAAACGTCATGGAGCCTGGCGTTCCCGAATCGTTCAAAGTGCTGATCAAGGAACTGCAATCGCTGGCGCTCGACGTCAAGGTACTGACGGAGAACCGCGAAGAAGTCGAGATCAAGACACCCGAGGACGAGATGGCCGAGTCCGAGCGCCGCGAATACGGTCTGCTCATGGGTGACGAACAGGCCGCGGTCTCACAGACGGTGGTCGCCACCCGTGAGGCTGTCGCCGAAGCGCCGGCGGAAGAAGAGGAAGAGGAAGAGATCGACGATAGCAAGCCGCTGGATGCGGCCCCGGCGATCGCCACACCTCCGCCCGCAGCGCCCGCAGCTGAGGCCGAAACCGAGGAGATCTTCGAAGAAGAAACACCCGAGGAAGAGATCGAGGGACCGCAGGGATACGAACTCGAGGAAGAGGACGAAGAATCCGTTTACGAAGACGAAAAGCCTTCGTACGAAGGCGACGAAGAGGAAGCGCCCTTTACCGAAAACGCCCCCGAAGAAGAGTTCTAA